The Diaphorobacter ruginosibacter genome contains a region encoding:
- a CDS encoding YbfB/YjiJ family MFS transporter, with protein MKSLPLPASPAVQGSVHPLVVALAGMASLAVAMGIGRFAFTPLLPMMLHDGVLDLAQGSWLATANYLGYLLGAFMGMALPWVAPKLYAVWNPARITWTGLIATLLLTAAMAFPVPQLWPTLRFFAGMASALTFLGTSSWCMVRLAGLGRPALSGLIFCGPGLGILLTGLFASAMVAAQWHASSGWWMFTALALVLCVLIWPLIQGPAALHGEPPAPGAPQRQRTIEIERSAGLSAESSAEPVAARVVHAVGYGLAGFGYIITATFLPVIARTVMPADSGWADLFWPIAGAGAVVGILVSTRLPVHWSRRSLLAGAYLMQAAGIGLGLLWPTTAGFAIGSVLVGLPFNAITFFGIQEARRSWPASADSFVGMITGLYGLGQIAGPPLVAWLLVHSPEGSGFERGLECAALSLVIGAALYLASLWLWPERREGRQGR; from the coding sequence ATGAAATCCCTTCCGCTGCCCGCCAGCCCGGCCGTACAGGGCTCCGTCCATCCCCTGGTGGTGGCACTGGCCGGCATGGCGTCGCTGGCCGTTGCCATGGGCATCGGCCGCTTCGCCTTCACGCCGCTGCTGCCGATGATGCTGCACGATGGCGTGCTCGACCTGGCACAGGGCAGCTGGCTGGCCACGGCGAATTACCTGGGCTACCTGCTGGGCGCATTCATGGGCATGGCGCTGCCGTGGGTTGCACCGAAGTTGTACGCGGTCTGGAATCCGGCGCGCATCACCTGGACGGGGCTGATCGCCACGTTGCTGCTGACGGCTGCCATGGCGTTTCCGGTGCCGCAGCTCTGGCCCACGCTGCGCTTCTTTGCGGGCATGGCGAGCGCGCTCACCTTCCTGGGAACCTCGTCGTGGTGCATGGTGCGGCTGGCGGGGCTCGGGCGGCCTGCCCTTTCGGGCCTGATCTTCTGCGGGCCGGGCCTGGGAATCCTGCTGACGGGGCTGTTCGCAAGCGCCATGGTGGCTGCGCAATGGCACGCGTCCAGCGGGTGGTGGATGTTCACGGCCCTGGCGCTCGTGCTGTGCGTGCTGATCTGGCCTTTGATCCAGGGGCCGGCGGCGCTGCATGGCGAGCCGCCTGCGCCGGGGGCACCGCAGCGGCAGCGAACCATTGAGATTGAGCGATCCGCAGGACTATCCGCAGAGTCGTCCGCAGAACCTGTGGCGGCGCGCGTGGTGCACGCGGTGGGCTACGGATTGGCGGGCTTCGGCTACATCATCACGGCCACGTTCCTGCCGGTGATCGCGCGTACCGTGATGCCGGCCGACTCGGGCTGGGCGGACCTGTTCTGGCCCATTGCGGGGGCAGGCGCGGTGGTCGGCATTCTGGTGAGCACGCGGCTGCCGGTGCATTGGTCGCGCCGCTCCCTGCTCGCGGGTGCCTACCTGATGCAGGCGGCCGGCATCGGCCTGGGGCTGCTGTGGCCCACCACGGCGGGCTTTGCGATCGGCAGCGTGCTGGTGGGGCTGCCATTCAACGCGATCACCTTCTTCGGTATCCAGGAGGCGCGCCGCAGCTGGCCCGCGTCGGCCGACAGCTTCGTGGGAATGATCACGGGCCTGTACGGACTGGGCCAGATCGCCGGGCCGCCGCTGGTGGCGTGGCTGCTGGTGCATTCGCCCGAGGGCAGCGGATTTGAGCGCGGGCTGGAATGCGCCGCGCTGTCGCTGGTGATCGGCGCTGCGCTGTACCTGGCGTCACTGTGGCTGTGGCCCGAGCGCCGCGAAGGCCGCCAGGGCCGGTGA
- a CDS encoding HAMP domain-containing sensor histidine kinase gives MSLISPFSRRLYLRIWLAVVGGVAVFAFAIGIAWRVAAEHNAQNQQPPARQITIVNSEGQPILEGLATRERREPGEPSDFSIETESGEKFQMQLSARAPRPEGRGGREGARDVSFWLRPPFGFIWVLAAVGMAVTIGVFPIIRKLLQRLENLQRSVKRFGEGDLKVRVRAQGHDEVADLARQFNAAASRIETLVQSHKSLLANASHELRSPLTRIRMGMELMQDGAPSPASRAEILRNIAELDQLVDEILLASRLDAGASDVGTMEPVDLLGLAAEECARVDADLNAHTQGLQAADLDVQGIAKLLRRAVRNLLENARRYSQGEITLELAREGSQVVIRVCDFGPGVAPDQRERIFEPFYRLPGASERSGGVGLGLALVRSIAQRHHGRVTCEDRPDGQSGACFVLRLPAGE, from the coding sequence ATGTCCCTGATCAGCCCCTTCTCCCGCCGCCTCTATCTGCGCATCTGGCTCGCGGTGGTCGGTGGCGTGGCGGTGTTCGCGTTCGCGATCGGGATCGCCTGGCGCGTGGCGGCCGAGCACAACGCGCAGAATCAGCAGCCTCCGGCACGCCAGATCACCATCGTGAACAGCGAGGGCCAGCCCATCCTGGAGGGCCTCGCGACGCGCGAGCGGCGCGAGCCTGGCGAACCGTCCGACTTCAGCATCGAGACCGAGTCCGGCGAGAAATTCCAGATGCAGCTCTCCGCGCGCGCACCCCGCCCCGAAGGACGGGGAGGACGCGAGGGAGCGCGCGACGTGTCGTTCTGGCTGCGCCCGCCGTTCGGGTTCATCTGGGTCCTGGCCGCGGTCGGCATGGCCGTGACGATCGGCGTGTTTCCCATCATCCGCAAACTGCTGCAGCGGCTTGAGAACCTGCAGCGCAGCGTCAAGCGCTTCGGCGAGGGCGACCTCAAGGTGCGCGTGCGTGCCCAGGGCCACGACGAAGTGGCCGACCTGGCCCGCCAGTTCAATGCCGCCGCATCGCGCATCGAGACGCTGGTGCAGTCGCACAAGTCGCTGCTGGCCAACGCGTCGCACGAGTTGCGCTCCCCGCTCACGCGCATCCGCATGGGCATGGAGCTGATGCAGGATGGAGCGCCATCGCCCGCCTCGCGCGCCGAGATATTGCGCAACATCGCCGAGCTCGATCAGCTCGTGGACGAGATCCTGCTCGCGAGCCGGCTGGACGCCGGGGCTTCGGACGTCGGCACGATGGAACCGGTCGATCTGCTGGGCCTTGCGGCCGAGGAGTGCGCACGCGTCGATGCCGACCTGAATGCCCACACCCAGGGCCTGCAGGCGGCCGATCTCGACGTGCAGGGCATCGCCAAGCTGCTGCGCCGCGCCGTGCGCAACCTGCTGGAGAACGCCCGCCGGTACAGCCAGGGAGAGATCACGCTGGAACTCGCGCGCGAGGGCAGCCAGGTGGTGATCCGGGTGTGCGATTTCGGCCCCGGCGTCGCGCCCGACCAGCGCGAGCGCATCTTCGAGCCGTTCTACCGGCTGCCGGGCGCAAGCGAGCGTTCGGGCGGCGTGGGTCTGGGTCTCGCCCTGGTGCGCTCGATCGCACAGCGCCACCACGGCAGGGTCACCTGCGAGGATCGCCCCGACGGGCAGAGCGGCGCCTGCTTCGTGCTGCGGCTTCCGGCCGGCGAGTAG
- a CDS encoding response regulator transcription factor produces the protein MPHNLLMIEDDARLAQMVSEYLGQSGLHVAHCGDGQGGLARLTGPDAAELPDLVILDLMLPDMDGLEICRRIRALPAPASQVPVLMLTAKGDPMDRVIGLEIGADDYLPKPFEPRELLARIRAILRRRETGVQPAAQTLRFGSLEIDRDARTVTVNGQLADLTSYQFDLLVTIAERAGRVLTRDQIMEAVRGRELEAFDRSIDVHMGRIRAAIEADPKNPRRILTVRGVGYVFAKQQD, from the coding sequence ATGCCCCACAACCTGCTGATGATCGAAGACGACGCCCGACTGGCCCAGATGGTGAGCGAGTATCTCGGGCAGTCCGGCCTGCACGTCGCGCATTGCGGCGATGGCCAGGGCGGACTGGCGCGGCTGACCGGCCCCGATGCGGCCGAGCTGCCCGACCTCGTGATCCTCGACCTGATGCTGCCCGACATGGACGGCCTCGAGATCTGCCGCCGCATCCGCGCCCTGCCCGCTCCCGCATCGCAGGTGCCCGTGCTCATGCTCACGGCCAAGGGCGACCCGATGGACCGCGTGATCGGCCTCGAGATCGGCGCCGACGACTATCTGCCCAAGCCCTTCGAGCCACGCGAGCTGCTGGCGCGCATCCGCGCCATCCTGCGCCGCCGCGAGACGGGCGTGCAGCCCGCGGCGCAGACCCTGCGTTTCGGCTCGCTCGAGATCGACCGCGATGCCCGCACCGTCACGGTCAACGGGCAGCTGGCCGACCTCACCTCGTACCAGTTCGACCTGCTCGTGACGATCGCCGAGCGGGCGGGCCGCGTGCTCACGCGCGACCAGATCATGGAGGCCGTGCGCGGGCGCGAGCTCGAGGCATTCGACCGCTCCATCGACGTGCACATGGGCCGCATCCGCGCCGCCATCGAGGCCGACCCCAAGAATCCGCGCCGCATCCTGACGGTGCGGGGCGTGGGCTATGTGTTCGCCAAGCAGCAGGATTGA
- a CDS encoding AmpG family muropeptide MFS transporter, giving the protein MSSESTATPTITSEAPSKSWRDAWLVYLRPESLRMLSLGFAAGLPLLLVLGTLSFRLREAGIDRGTIGHLSWVGLAYGFKWVWAPIVDRVPLPWLTHAMGRRRSWLLLAQVGVMCGLAGMALSNPQTALGPIVAWALVTAFASATQDIALDAYRIESAPADEQAALAASYQLGYRLAMIWSGAGVLWLAARSEIAALAGNYQDAAWRTAYLVMAASVLAGVVTVLLSREGKGRELPPARSAGEWLQSALIEPFADFFRRYRWHAAVILALIAVYRISDVVMGIMANPFYVDTGFTKDEVLSVVKTYGIIMTIVGGFVGGAMSMRFGVMRVLMLGAILSALTNLMFAWLASIGHSVPALILVISADNLASGIASGAFIGYLSSLTNISYSASQYALFSSLMLLLPKFVAGFSGDFVNAYGYSNFFISTALLGIPVLLLVWAAGHVKKSSERAGSTTPAVDSP; this is encoded by the coding sequence ATGTCTTCCGAATCCACCGCAACGCCCACCATCACCTCCGAAGCGCCCTCCAAGTCGTGGCGCGACGCCTGGCTCGTCTACCTGCGGCCCGAGAGCCTGCGCATGCTCTCGCTCGGCTTCGCGGCAGGACTTCCCCTGCTGCTGGTGCTGGGAACGCTGTCGTTTCGCCTGCGCGAGGCGGGGATCGACCGGGGCACCATCGGCCACCTGAGCTGGGTGGGCCTGGCCTATGGCTTCAAGTGGGTCTGGGCGCCCATCGTCGACCGGGTGCCGCTGCCCTGGCTCACCCACGCCATGGGGCGCCGCCGCAGCTGGCTGCTGCTCGCGCAGGTCGGCGTGATGTGCGGGCTCGCGGGCATGGCGCTGTCCAATCCGCAGACCGCCCTCGGGCCCATCGTGGCGTGGGCGCTGGTCACCGCGTTTGCTTCGGCCACGCAGGATATTGCGCTCGATGCCTACCGCATCGAATCCGCGCCCGCCGACGAGCAGGCTGCGCTCGCCGCGAGCTACCAGCTTGGCTACCGGCTGGCCATGATCTGGTCCGGCGCGGGTGTGCTGTGGCTGGCCGCACGCTCGGAAATCGCCGCATTGGCCGGCAATTACCAGGATGCCGCGTGGCGCACGGCCTATCTGGTGATGGCGGCATCGGTGCTGGCCGGCGTGGTGACCGTGCTGCTCTCGCGCGAGGGCAAGGGCCGCGAGCTGCCGCCCGCGCGCAGTGCCGGAGAATGGCTGCAAAGCGCGCTCATCGAGCCCTTTGCCGATTTCTTCCGCCGCTACCGGTGGCATGCCGCGGTGATCCTCGCCCTCATCGCCGTCTATCGCATCAGCGACGTGGTCATGGGCATCATGGCCAATCCGTTTTACGTGGACACGGGCTTCACCAAGGATGAGGTGCTCTCGGTGGTCAAGACCTACGGCATCATCATGACCATCGTCGGCGGCTTCGTCGGTGGCGCGATGTCCATGCGCTTCGGCGTGATGCGCGTGCTGATGCTGGGTGCGATCCTGAGCGCGCTCACCAACCTGATGTTCGCCTGGCTCGCCAGCATCGGCCATAGCGTGCCCGCCCTGATCCTGGTGATCTCGGCCGACAACCTGGCCTCGGGCATCGCATCGGGCGCATTCATCGGCTATCTCTCGAGCCTCACCAACATCAGCTACTCGGCCTCGCAGTACGCCCTGTTCTCGTCGCTGATGCTGCTGCTGCCCAAGTTCGTCGCGGGCTTCTCGGGCGACTTCGTGAATGCCTACGGCTACAGCAATTTCTTCATTTCCACGGCACTGCTGGGCATTCCGGTGCTGCTGCTGGTATGGGCCGCGGGGCACGTGAAGAAAAGCAGTGAGCGCGCAGGTTCGACCACCCCTGCCGTCGATTCGCCGTGA
- a CDS encoding helix-turn-helix domain-containing protein, with translation MARHAHPPFLLTAPVASIRHYSGEHAAHAHDHAQILYALEGRMELEVNGRAAFVDAACGMVVPAGVEHGFLASPGARLLVIDAPHDRSGVDKVRRFAVPGALRGAQQAPVDGGDAGNRLDDLLDAPRVIARRDLDLAHVREQVTRHLHEDWNTRRMAALVHLSAQRFHLRWLELTGKTPQQWLRDLRLDAAEVALARGESLETTALRYGYRSASALAFALRRDRHVGARDLRRKPA, from the coding sequence ATGGCCCGCCATGCCCATCCGCCTTTTCTGCTGACTGCGCCCGTCGCCTCGATCCGCCACTACAGCGGCGAGCATGCGGCGCATGCGCATGACCACGCGCAGATCCTCTACGCGCTCGAAGGCCGCATGGAGCTCGAGGTGAATGGCCGCGCGGCGTTTGTCGACGCCGCCTGCGGCATGGTGGTGCCCGCGGGCGTGGAGCACGGGTTCCTCGCCTCGCCCGGCGCGCGCCTGCTCGTGATCGACGCGCCGCATGACCGCAGCGGAGTGGACAAGGTACGGCGCTTTGCGGTTCCCGGCGCCCTGCGCGGTGCGCAGCAGGCCCCGGTGGACGGCGGCGATGCGGGCAACCGCCTTGATGATCTGCTGGATGCCCCGCGCGTGATCGCACGCCGCGATCTCGATCTGGCGCATGTGCGCGAACAGGTCACGCGCCACCTGCACGAGGACTGGAACACGCGCCGCATGGCAGCGCTCGTGCACCTGAGCGCCCAGCGCTTTCATCTGCGCTGGCTCGAGCTCACCGGCAAGACGCCGCAGCAGTGGCTGCGCGACCTGCGGCTTGATGCGGCCGAGGTGGCCCTCGCACGCGGCGAGTCGCTCGAAACCACGGCGCTGCGCTATGGCTACCGCAGCGCGAGCGCGCTGGCATTCGCGCTGCGCCGGGATCGCCATGTCGGGGCGCGGGATCTGCGGCGCAAGCCGGCATAG
- a CDS encoding DMT family transporter → MTNRNHTPHHAISPALGITLVSIAAIFWGTTGTAQSLGGAGLSPYWLGAAQLAVSAVFYAALRWCVAHRRQRQAGQPLFPRPASLGMDMRHIALAAIGIGGYSICFYAGVKLTGVAVGTAVAIGSSPIWAGFMQAVFLRAPLSPLWWCGTAVSIAGGVAMALSKGASAAPLSVAGLVLCLLAGLSYAAYALINKRLVSRASPELVNFYVFSGAALFAVPVAFLLAGVPRFSAPSLLVAVYLGVVVSGIAHALFSSGLRGISGPTGVTLSLIEPVAAFVLAIWVVGEHQALQSWVGLALVMLGLLVVVRAELKASRAQSLPVRSGPAIS, encoded by the coding sequence ATGACGAACAGGAACCACACTCCGCATCATGCGATCTCGCCTGCGCTGGGCATCACGCTGGTCAGCATTGCGGCGATCTTCTGGGGCACGACCGGCACCGCGCAGAGCCTGGGCGGTGCCGGGCTGTCCCCCTACTGGCTGGGCGCGGCGCAGCTCGCCGTATCGGCGGTTTTCTACGCCGCCCTGCGCTGGTGTGTTGCGCACCGCAGGCAGCGCCAGGCGGGGCAGCCGCTGTTTCCCCGTCCGGCGTCGCTGGGAATGGACATGCGCCACATAGCGCTCGCGGCGATCGGCATCGGCGGCTACAGCATCTGCTTCTATGCGGGCGTGAAGCTCACGGGCGTGGCGGTGGGGACGGCGGTGGCGATCGGATCGAGCCCGATCTGGGCGGGCTTCATGCAGGCGGTCTTTCTGCGTGCACCGCTGTCGCCCCTGTGGTGGTGCGGCACGGCGGTGAGCATCGCGGGCGGCGTGGCGATGGCGCTCAGCAAGGGCGCAAGCGCTGCACCGCTGTCGGTCGCGGGGCTGGTGCTGTGTCTGCTGGCGGGGCTGTCGTATGCGGCCTATGCGTTGATCAACAAGCGCCTGGTCTCGCGCGCCTCGCCCGAGCTGGTGAATTTCTACGTGTTCAGCGGCGCGGCCCTGTTCGCGGTGCCCGTGGCCTTCCTGCTCGCTGGCGTGCCGCGATTCAGTGCGCCGTCGCTGCTCGTGGCGGTCTATCTGGGCGTGGTGGTGTCGGGCATTGCGCATGCGCTGTTCTCCAGCGGCCTGCGCGGCATCTCGGGGCCGACGGGCGTGACGCTGTCGCTGATCGAGCCCGTTGCCGCCTTTGTGCTCGCGATCTGGGTGGTGGGCGAGCACCAGGCGCTGCAGTCCTGGGTGGGACTGGCGCTGGTGATGCTGGGCCTGCTGGTGGTCGTGCGCGCGGAGCTCAAGGCTTCGCGCGCACAGTCCCTGCCGGTCAGGAGCGGACCGGCGATCTCCTGA
- a CDS encoding choice-of-anchor U domain-containing protein, giving the protein MKHSLRNPLLAACLAVPLLAQAQVCSSPNATSDYIVGEAQGRASAMHWATGLVWSRCIEGATFDNGQCSAQYPTDNFQKTWMDWADYDTGRAGLLPAPFYNNVNWGLNAALGPNRLLDGTWRMPYATEYSALMAGCPSGWPDIATNQEVLPSDHGGGIRNTFWTASPDPTSTGAAWRANPGSASGEMLSTASPEEVRVVRGGQPFNALSSLTLATGAAGQPHVFAPITLTSPPGTTAWGGLRISSGRLSVNAGPWVSEAIVKSGDSIRVRLLAPPTGMASTTLTLRSGQTTGTSDNGANGGQEATVMREETTNLSVTATGTFTPRICRAAPTGTGDGTSWAQAASLADALADFSCSEIWLQRTNSNGGPFYAPPGGRGFVIERNVKLYGGFVGTEATLAERPQPVSPGTTVLNPDGNSRVLYLDGSLGIPLNDTLIDGVMLLRGAAAGPGANGGALYCNGAGAGSVCSPRLHMVYIGASFADGHGGALFNDASRGGISSPVLTNVLISGNNAAGNGGAIYNRGEGGTSSPVLRNVHVENNHAEGGSGGALYNLAKGSGGVSSPVIEQASFDGNDAGGYGGAIHSLTEDGGTSHMEVRNTTFSTNQSAANTPGGAIAIVGVGGDARLDVVHATFMKNTSGSTSNALFTQGGAVRVGQSVLWGDPTPQRAQAITFSTGSTTITDSLIQDGCAGGNVAFIGGTATCNGVTLDADPELGALGANGMDGFPILWGYLPELTSLLQDAVTCTLPTDQRGIARPQGVGDTPCDIGALERRTPVELAITVTGSGTGTVTGAPLACATGTCSYNYPGEDTSQLVTLTATPAVDHTFTGWSGDCSGTGTCSVTMDRARSVQATFTSPTRYTIGGTLSGLEYEGPLVLNNNGGDGMALVSDGPFTFGTPLAPGAAYDVTIRFQPPGRTCVVHNGSGHANADVTDVQIICPPITYTVTASPASHLTCEPSAVRPFSTAQCYANPPPGQITQSISGCGGQRVENRNIFFTGPVTSDCTVTATFAPMPTHTLGGTATGLTGTGLLLRNDGEDLPVTASGTFSFTHPLADRSSYAVTIATQPTGQRCTITNASGSNVTANVSNVQVACAPYFEGTTVPASGPGGTGSATFTGGGGGCRFDLASTRFEAAPTPAPPGHTLPQGVLRIGLVDCSADLVAMEVTWPETVAGYTKHGLATRTATGASYFAPAGLAISGRTVRFTLTDGQQGDDDWTVNGTIADPGGPTAPVDGTGAVQPVPTLGSSALALLGTLLAFLALPLLRRSPVRS; this is encoded by the coding sequence ATGAAGCACTCCCTCCGCAACCCGCTCCTTGCCGCCTGCCTGGCCGTGCCGCTGCTGGCCCAGGCGCAGGTCTGCTCCAGCCCCAACGCCACCAGCGACTACATCGTGGGCGAGGCGCAGGGCCGCGCCAGCGCCATGCACTGGGCAACGGGGCTGGTCTGGTCGCGCTGCATCGAGGGCGCCACGTTCGACAACGGCCAGTGCAGCGCCCAGTACCCCACGGACAACTTCCAGAAAACCTGGATGGACTGGGCCGACTACGACACCGGCCGCGCAGGGCTGCTGCCCGCGCCCTTCTACAACAACGTCAATTGGGGCCTCAACGCCGCCCTCGGCCCCAACCGCCTGCTCGATGGCACCTGGCGGATGCCCTACGCCACCGAATACAGCGCGCTGATGGCCGGCTGCCCCAGCGGCTGGCCCGACATTGCCACGAACCAGGAGGTGCTTCCCAGCGACCACGGCGGCGGCATCCGCAACACCTTCTGGACTGCCTCGCCCGACCCCACTTCGACCGGTGCGGCCTGGCGGGCCAACCCCGGCAGCGCAAGCGGCGAGATGCTGAGCACCGCTAGCCCCGAAGAAGTCCGCGTGGTGCGCGGCGGCCAGCCGTTCAACGCCCTGTCCAGCCTGACCCTCGCCACGGGGGCGGCGGGCCAGCCGCACGTTTTCGCCCCCATCACGCTCACCAGCCCGCCGGGCACCACCGCCTGGGGCGGCCTGCGCATCAGCAGCGGGCGCTTGAGCGTCAACGCCGGCCCCTGGGTAAGCGAGGCCATCGTCAAGAGCGGCGACAGCATCCGCGTGCGCCTGCTGGCCCCGCCCACCGGCATGGCCTCGACCACGCTCACCCTGCGCAGTGGCCAGACCACCGGCACCAGCGACAACGGCGCCAACGGCGGCCAGGAGGCCACCGTGATGCGCGAGGAAACCACCAACCTCAGCGTGACGGCCACCGGCACCTTCACTCCGCGCATCTGCCGCGCCGCGCCCACCGGCACGGGCGACGGCACGAGCTGGGCGCAGGCCGCCAGCCTGGCCGATGCGCTGGCCGACTTCAGCTGCAGCGAGATCTGGCTGCAACGCACCAACTCCAACGGCGGCCCCTTCTACGCGCCGCCCGGCGGGCGGGGCTTTGTCATCGAGCGCAACGTCAAGCTCTACGGCGGCTTCGTCGGCACCGAAGCCACGCTGGCCGAGCGGCCCCAGCCCGTGTCTCCTGGCACGACGGTGCTGAACCCCGACGGCAACAGCCGCGTGCTGTACCTGGACGGCAGCCTGGGCATCCCACTGAATGACACACTGATCGACGGTGTGATGCTGCTGCGCGGCGCGGCGGCCGGGCCTGGGGCCAACGGCGGCGCGCTGTACTGCAACGGCGCGGGCGCGGGCAGCGTCTGCAGCCCCCGGCTGCACATGGTGTACATCGGCGCCTCGTTCGCCGACGGCCATGGCGGGGCCCTGTTCAACGACGCCAGCCGGGGCGGCATCAGCAGCCCGGTGCTGACAAACGTCCTCATCAGCGGCAACAACGCTGCGGGCAACGGCGGCGCGATCTACAACCGGGGCGAGGGCGGCACCAGCAGCCCCGTGCTGCGCAATGTCCATGTGGAGAACAACCACGCCGAGGGCGGCAGCGGCGGAGCCCTGTACAACCTCGCCAAGGGCAGCGGCGGCGTCAGCAGCCCGGTGATCGAGCAGGCCAGTTTCGACGGCAACGATGCGGGTGGGTACGGCGGCGCCATCCACAGCCTGACGGAGGACGGCGGCACCAGCCACATGGAGGTGCGCAACACCACCTTCTCCACCAACCAGTCCGCCGCCAACACGCCCGGCGGCGCCATCGCCATCGTGGGGGTGGGCGGAGATGCCCGCCTGGACGTTGTGCACGCCACCTTCATGAAGAACACGAGCGGCAGCACCAGCAACGCGCTCTTCACCCAGGGCGGTGCGGTGCGCGTGGGCCAATCCGTTCTATGGGGCGATCCCACCCCGCAGCGTGCCCAGGCCATCACCTTCTCTACCGGCTCCACCACCATCACCGACAGCCTGATCCAGGACGGCTGCGCGGGCGGCAACGTGGCCTTCATCGGCGGCACCGCCACCTGCAACGGCGTGACGCTGGACGCCGATCCCGAGCTGGGCGCGCTCGGCGCCAACGGCATGGATGGCTTCCCCATCCTCTGGGGCTACCTGCCCGAGCTCACCAGCCTGCTGCAGGACGCCGTGACCTGCACACTGCCGACCGACCAGCGCGGCATCGCCCGCCCGCAGGGCGTGGGCGACACGCCATGCGACATCGGCGCGCTGGAGCGGCGGACCCCTGTGGAACTGGCCATCACCGTCACCGGCAGCGGCACGGGCACCGTGACAGGCGCCCCGTTGGCCTGCGCCACCGGCACCTGCAGCTACAACTACCCTGGCGAGGACACCTCGCAACTCGTCACCCTCACCGCCACGCCCGCCGTGGACCACACCTTCACCGGCTGGAGCGGCGACTGCTCCGGCACCGGCACGTGCAGCGTCACCATGGACCGGGCCCGCAGCGTGCAGGCCACGTTCACCAGCCCCACCCGCTACACCATCGGCGGCACCCTCAGCGGACTCGAGTACGAAGGACCGCTGGTGCTGAACAACAATGGCGGCGACGGCATGGCACTTGTCTCGGACGGTCCCTTCACGTTCGGCACACCGCTGGCCCCCGGTGCCGCATATGACGTCACCATCCGCTTCCAGCCGCCGGGCCGAACCTGCGTGGTCCACAACGGCAGCGGCCACGCCAACGCCGACGTGACGGATGTGCAAATTATCTGTCCGCCCATCACCTACACCGTCACCGCCAGCCCGGCATCCCATCTGACCTGCGAACCCAGCGCGGTCCGCCCCTTCTCCACTGCGCAGTGCTACGCCAACCCGCCGCCCGGCCAGATAACGCAGAGCATCAGCGGCTGCGGCGGCCAGCGCGTGGAGAACCGCAACATTTTCTTTACCGGACCTGTCACCAGCGACTGCACCGTCACCGCCACCTTCGCGCCCATGCCCACCCACACCCTGGGCGGCACCGCCACGGGCCTGACCGGCACCGGCCTGCTGCTGCGCAACGACGGCGAAGACCTGCCCGTGACCGCCAGTGGTACCTTCAGCTTCACCCATCCGCTGGCCGATCGCAGCAGCTACGCCGTCACCATCGCCACCCAACCCACGGGCCAGCGCTGCACCATCACCAATGCCAGTGGCAGCAACGTCACCGCCAACGTGAGCAATGTGCAGGTGGCCTGCGCGCCGTACTTCGAGGGAACGACGGTGCCCGCGAGCGGCCCCGGGGGCACCGGCAGCGCAACCTTCACCGGCGGCGGCGGTGGCTGTCGGTTTGACCTGGCCAGCACCCGTTTCGAGGCCGCGCCCACACCGGCACCACCGGGCCACACGCTGCCCCAGGGCGTGCTGCGCATCGGCCTGGTGGACTGCAGCGCCGACCTCGTCGCCATGGAAGTGACCTGGCCCGAGACCGTGGCGGGCTACACCAAGCATGGCCTGGCCACCCGCACCGCGACCGGGGCCAGCTACTTCGCGCCTGCGGGCCTGGCCATCAGTGGCCGCACGGTGCGCTTCACCCTGACCGACGGCCAGCAGGGCGACGACGACTGGACGGTGAATGGCACCATCGCCGACCCCGGCGGTCCCACGGCACCGGTGGACGGTACCGGTGCGGTGCAGCCGGTGCCCACACTGGGAAGCAGCGCTCTGGCCCTGCTGGGCACGCTGCTGGCCTTCCTGGCGCTACCGCTGCTCAGGAGATCGCCGGTCCGCTCCTGA
- a CDS encoding response regulator, with protein sequence MSALQTSDPDPASSIRLAIVEDDAACRQAVARAVAAAEGLCLAWAAASRAEALARLASQTPDAALDVLLVDLGLPDGSGLDVIAAARTAQPACAVMVSTIFGDEENVLRSIEAGAMGYLLKDLSAQALVHEVRSLHAGGSPINPMVARKLLLRAAAPTAPGMPAQADAGTQLSAREAEVLRLVARGFTTDEVAGALEVSRHTVRSFVRRIYAKLQVGNRAEAVREGARQGWLDGG encoded by the coding sequence ATGTCCGCCTTGCAAACATCCGATCCCGACCCGGCCAGCTCCATCCGCCTGGCCATCGTCGAAGACGACGCCGCCTGTCGCCAGGCCGTGGCGCGCGCCGTGGCGGCGGCCGAAGGGCTGTGCCTGGCCTGGGCGGCTGCGAGCCGTGCCGAAGCGCTGGCGCGGCTGGCCTCGCAGACACCCGATGCGGCGCTCGATGTGTTGCTGGTCGATCTGGGGCTGCCCGACGGCTCGGGTCTGGACGTGATTGCCGCAGCCCGCACCGCGCAACCGGCCTGCGCGGTGATGGTCAGCACCATCTTTGGCGACGAGGAGAACGTGCTGCGCTCCATCGAGGCCGGGGCCATGGGCTACCTGCTCAAGGACCTGAGTGCGCAGGCGCTGGTGCATGAGGTCCGCAGCCTGCACGCGGGCGGCAGTCCGATCAACCCCATGGTGGCGCGCAAGCTGCTGCTGCGGGCTGCGGCTCCCACTGCGCCGGGCATGCCCGCCCAGGCGGATGCAGGAACCCAGCTGTCGGCGCGCGAGGCCGAGGTGCTGCGCCTGGTGGCGCGCGGTTTCACCACCGACGAGGTGGCCGGGGCCCTGGAAGTGTCGCGCCACACGGTTCGCTCCTTTGTGCGCCGTATCTATGCCAAGCTGCAGGTGGGCAACCGCGCCGAAGCCGTGCGCGAAGGCGCCCGCCAGGGATGGCTGGATGGTGGCTGA